In one window of Kitasatospora sp. MMS16-BH015 DNA:
- a CDS encoding ABC transporter ATP-binding protein yields the protein MTALLEVSGLEVEFRTAEGVIKAVKGVDFTVERGQTLGIVGESGSGKSVTSLAVMGLHRAASTTVTGSVRFDGTELIGAQPETVRKLRGRRMAMIFQDALTSLHPYFTIGDQIAEAYREHHGGSRKAAIERAVEVLGDVGIPEPRRRVHEHPHQFSGGMRQRAMIALALSCEPDLIIADEPTTALDVTVQAQVLELLKKLQQERGLGVIMITHDLGVIARVADEVLVMYGGSAAEQASVDTLFAAPRHPYTRGLLDSLPRLDAAEGEALTSIPGTPPSLLNPPPGCAFHPRCPVYAADPNPLCTGERPLLRLVAEGHRNACQLDGVTA from the coding sequence ATGACCGCACTGCTCGAAGTCTCGGGCCTGGAGGTGGAGTTCCGCACCGCCGAGGGCGTCATCAAGGCCGTCAAGGGGGTGGACTTCACCGTCGAGCGCGGGCAGACGCTCGGCATCGTCGGCGAATCCGGCTCCGGCAAGTCCGTCACCTCGCTGGCCGTCATGGGCCTGCACCGGGCGGCCAGCACCACCGTCACCGGCTCGGTGAGGTTCGACGGCACCGAGCTGATCGGCGCCCAGCCCGAGACCGTGCGCAAGCTGCGCGGCCGCCGGATGGCGATGATCTTCCAGGACGCGCTCACCTCGCTGCACCCCTACTTCACCATCGGCGACCAGATCGCCGAGGCGTACCGCGAGCACCACGGCGGCAGCCGCAAGGCCGCCATCGAGCGCGCGGTGGAGGTGCTCGGCGACGTGGGCATCCCGGAGCCGCGGCGCCGGGTGCACGAGCACCCGCACCAGTTCTCCGGCGGCATGCGCCAGCGCGCGATGATCGCGCTCGCGCTCTCCTGCGAGCCCGACCTGATCATCGCCGACGAGCCCACCACGGCCCTGGACGTCACCGTCCAGGCCCAGGTGCTCGAGCTGCTCAAGAAGCTCCAGCAGGAGCGCGGGCTCGGCGTCATCATGATCACCCACGACCTGGGCGTGATCGCCCGGGTCGCCGACGAGGTGCTGGTCATGTACGGCGGCTCGGCCGCCGAACAGGCCTCCGTGGACACCCTGTTCGCCGCCCCCCGGCACCCCTACACCAGGGGCCTGCTGGATTCGCTGCCCCGCCTGGACGCGGCCGAGGGGGAGGCGCTCACCTCCATCCCCGGCACCCCGCCCTCGCTGCTCAACCCGCCGCCCGGCTGCGCCTTCCACCCGCGCTGCCCGGTCTACGCGGCCGATCCCAACCCGCTCTGCACCGGTGAGCGGCCGCTCCTGCGGCTGGTCGCCGAGGGGCACCGCAACGCCTGCCAGCTCGATGGGGTGACCGCATGA
- a CDS encoding ABC transporter substrate-binding protein, which yields MTRRTHAALAAAIAAALTLGLGACSSTGSSSDGTDKPVTTEGNGIIGGTPVKGGTLTILSNQDFDQLDPARNWTMPVMDVGVRMLYRTLTTFKAAPGAEGLKIEPDLATDLGTPSDGAKTWTFHLKDGLKYEDGTPIVADDIKYNVERSFSPDLPGGPDYAVRYLNAPAAYQGPLKGERLGKEAIEVPDAKTIVFHLKRPVAEFGYTATLPTFAPVPKAKDTGVNYGNHVVSSGPYKIETYDRGKQMVLVRNTNWDPASDSVRKAYPDKIVVDQTLKNTGISDRLIADQGDDKNAIAYADLLPAKLSDVLTNPAVKARLISENAGCTSKLDMNNTKAPFDNPKVRLAIQYAVDKEAVQNALGGPALNDIATTYLPPVLTDGKAVDHFGIKPAGDQAKAKQLLAEAGFPNGFSTELATSTGGKQEAEAIQAALKNAGVTVQINTVDPTALGGVVGDKAKQPGLSVGGWCPDYPSAATFLPMIFDGRAIKDKGNNGNLDRFNDPAVNAELDRIASLTDLTEANKAWTALDAKIMDEAPAVPLLWQKKPLLVGSNIAGAFAHPVWAGQIDYAVIGLKSVK from the coding sequence ATGACCAGGCGTACCCACGCTGCCCTCGCGGCGGCGATCGCGGCAGCACTGACCCTCGGCCTCGGGGCGTGCTCCAGCACCGGAAGCAGCAGTGACGGCACGGACAAGCCGGTGACCACCGAGGGCAACGGCATCATCGGCGGTACGCCGGTCAAGGGCGGCACCCTCACCATCCTGTCCAACCAGGACTTCGACCAGCTCGACCCGGCCCGCAACTGGACCATGCCGGTCATGGACGTGGGCGTCCGGATGCTCTACCGCACCCTCACCACCTTCAAGGCCGCCCCCGGCGCCGAGGGCCTCAAGATCGAGCCCGACCTGGCCACCGACCTCGGCACCCCCAGCGACGGGGCCAAGACCTGGACCTTCCACCTGAAGGACGGCCTGAAGTACGAGGACGGCACGCCGATCGTCGCCGACGACATCAAGTACAACGTCGAGCGCTCCTTCTCCCCGGACCTGCCCGGCGGCCCGGACTACGCCGTGCGCTACCTGAACGCCCCGGCCGCCTACCAGGGCCCGCTCAAGGGCGAGCGCCTCGGCAAGGAGGCGATCGAGGTGCCCGACGCGAAGACCATCGTCTTCCACCTCAAGCGCCCGGTGGCCGAGTTCGGCTACACCGCGACCCTGCCGACCTTCGCCCCGGTGCCCAAGGCCAAGGACACCGGCGTCAACTACGGCAACCACGTGGTCTCCTCCGGCCCGTACAAGATCGAGACCTACGACCGCGGCAAGCAGATGGTGCTCGTCCGCAACACCAACTGGGACCCGGCCTCCGACTCGGTGCGCAAGGCGTACCCGGACAAGATCGTGGTCGACCAGACCCTCAAGAACACCGGCATCAGCGACCGGCTGATCGCCGACCAGGGCGACGACAAGAACGCGATCGCCTACGCCGACCTGCTGCCCGCCAAGCTGAGCGACGTGCTGACCAACCCGGCCGTCAAGGCCCGTCTGATCAGCGAGAACGCCGGCTGTACCAGCAAGCTCGACATGAACAACACCAAGGCGCCGTTCGACAACCCCAAGGTGCGCCTGGCGATCCAGTACGCGGTGGACAAGGAGGCCGTGCAGAACGCGCTCGGCGGCCCCGCGCTGAACGACATCGCCACCACCTACCTGCCGCCGGTGCTCACCGACGGCAAGGCGGTCGACCACTTCGGCATCAAGCCGGCCGGTGACCAGGCCAAGGCCAAGCAGTTGCTGGCCGAGGCGGGCTTCCCGAACGGCTTCTCCACCGAGCTGGCCACCTCCACCGGTGGCAAGCAGGAGGCCGAGGCGATCCAGGCCGCGCTGAAGAACGCCGGCGTCACCGTCCAGATCAACACCGTCGACCCGACCGCGCTGGGCGGCGTCGTCGGCGACAAGGCGAAGCAGCCGGGCCTCTCGGTCGGCGGCTGGTGCCCCGACTACCCCTCGGCCGCCACCTTCCTGCCGATGATCTTCGACGGCCGGGCCATCAAGGACAAGGGCAACAACGGCAACCTCGACCGGTTCAACGACCCGGCCGTCAACGCCGAGCTCGACCGGATCGCCTCGCTGACCGACCTCACCGAGGCCAACAAGGCGTGGACCGCGCTCGACGCCAAGATCATGGACGAGGCGCCCGCCGTGCCGCTGCTCTGGCAGAAGAAGCCGCTGCTGGTCGGCTCCAACATCGCCGGTGCCTTCGCCCACCCCGTGTGGGCCGGTCAGATCGACTACGCCGTCATCGGCCTGAAGTCGGTCAAGTAA
- a CDS encoding aminopeptidase P family protein: MTETPKTPTLNTGSHDLPVSEALDAFMGTAWAASPLPADERVNGYAVMPARRAKLAARFPGERLVVPAGQLKVRSNDCDYRFRPHSAYAWLTGLTGEEQVGHVLVVEPTGEPVLYLRPRSPRGGGSPYGSEFYRDRRYGEFWVGRRADLAEAEQLTGIRTAHLDDLEKLFTGPQPTTRVLAGVDPVLDALAGRSALVPATGDGELATALSELRLIKDAWEVEQLQLSVDLTVTGFEDVVRALPAALRHHRGERWLEGAFNARARAEGNGVGYDTIVASGAHATVLHWIRNDGRLDPSDLLLLDAGVETDSLYTADITRTLPLSGTFSPVQRQAYELVLAAQDAGIAALRPGASFRDFHKAAMRVIAHGLADWGVLPVSAEEALREDSGLFRRYTLCSTGHMLGLDVHDCAKARAETYLDGVLEEGQVLTVEPGLYLQADDETLPAELRGLGIRIEDDLIITADGARMMSGALPRTPDAIESWMGNLLG; this comes from the coding sequence GTGACCGAGACCCCGAAGACCCCCACCCTCAACACCGGCAGCCACGACCTGCCCGTCTCCGAGGCGCTCGACGCCTTCATGGGCACCGCCTGGGCCGCCAGCCCGCTGCCCGCCGACGAGCGGGTCAACGGGTACGCCGTCATGCCCGCCCGCCGCGCCAAGCTGGCCGCCCGCTTCCCCGGCGAGCGCCTGGTGGTACCGGCCGGTCAGCTCAAGGTGCGCAGCAACGACTGCGACTACCGCTTCCGCCCGCACAGCGCCTACGCCTGGCTCACCGGCCTCACCGGCGAGGAGCAGGTCGGCCACGTCCTGGTGGTCGAGCCCACCGGCGAGCCCGTCCTCTACCTGCGCCCGCGCTCCCCGCGCGGCGGCGGCAGCCCCTACGGCTCCGAGTTCTACCGCGACCGCCGCTACGGCGAGTTCTGGGTCGGCCGCCGCGCCGACCTCGCCGAGGCCGAGCAGCTCACCGGCATCCGCACCGCCCACCTGGACGACCTGGAGAAGCTCTTCACCGGCCCCCAGCCCACCACCCGGGTGCTGGCCGGCGTCGACCCGGTGCTCGACGCACTGGCCGGCCGCTCCGCCCTCGTCCCCGCCACCGGTGACGGCGAGCTGGCCACCGCGCTCTCCGAGCTGCGCCTGATCAAGGACGCCTGGGAGGTCGAGCAGCTCCAGCTCTCGGTGGACCTCACCGTCACCGGCTTCGAGGACGTGGTCCGCGCCCTGCCCGCCGCCCTGCGCCACCACCGCGGCGAGCGCTGGCTGGAAGGCGCCTTCAACGCGCGCGCCCGCGCCGAGGGCAACGGCGTCGGCTACGACACCATCGTCGCCTCCGGTGCCCACGCCACCGTGCTGCACTGGATCCGCAACGACGGCAGGCTCGACCCCTCGGACCTGCTGCTGCTGGACGCCGGCGTGGAGACCGACTCCCTCTACACCGCCGACATCACCCGCACCCTCCCGCTCAGCGGCACCTTCTCCCCCGTCCAGCGCCAGGCGTACGAGCTGGTGCTCGCCGCCCAGGACGCCGGCATCGCGGCGCTGCGCCCCGGCGCCTCCTTCCGCGACTTCCACAAGGCCGCCATGCGGGTCATCGCCCACGGCCTGGCCGACTGGGGCGTCCTCCCGGTCTCCGCCGAGGAGGCCCTCCGGGAGGACAGCGGCCTCTTCCGCCGCTACACCCTCTGCTCCACCGGCCACATGCTCGGCCTCGACGTGCACGACTGCGCCAAGGCCCGCGCCGAGACGTACCTGGACGGCGTCCTGGAGGAGGGCCAGGTGCTGACCGTCGAGCCCGGCCTCTACCTCCAGGCCGACGACGAGACCCTCCCGGCCGAGCTGCGCGGCCTCGGCATCCGGATCGAGGACGACCTCATCATCACCGCCGACGGCGCCCGGATGATGTCCGGCGCCCTCCCGCGCACCCCGGACGCGATCGAGTCCTGGATGGGCAACCTTCTGGGCTGA
- a CDS encoding ABC transporter permease encodes MTAPPLPAGSGGAGAEAGPAASALAEPVQPTATQPPASPWRLAWHRLRRQRAAMVGLGIIVFFVLAAALAPVLTAISGQGPSELDKKAINPYLGGLPKGSFGGMSPKHWLGVEPMLGRDVFARLLYGAQVSLLVAFSAAIMITVIGVLLGITSGYFGGRIDAVISRFMDVMMSFPSLIFIIALLSVAQNANRILLLIVVMGVFSWPYIARVIRGQTMSLKHREYVEAARASGTSSARILFTEILPNLTGTIIVYVTLAIPGLIGAEAALSFLGVGVRPPTPSWGQMISDSVLYYKVDPMFFMLPSLCLFLIVLAFTLLGDALRDALDPKGRTA; translated from the coding sequence ATGACCGCCCCGCCCCTCCCGGCCGGCTCCGGGGGAGCGGGGGCCGAGGCCGGCCCCGCCGCCTCCGCCCTCGCCGAGCCCGTCCAGCCGACCGCCACCCAACCGCCGGCCTCCCCCTGGCGCCTCGCCTGGCACCGCCTGCGCCGCCAGCGGGCCGCCATGGTGGGCCTCGGCATCATCGTCTTCTTCGTGCTGGCCGCCGCGCTGGCCCCGGTGCTCACCGCGATCAGCGGCCAGGGCCCCTCCGAGCTGGACAAGAAGGCCATCAACCCCTACCTGGGCGGCCTGCCCAAGGGCAGCTTCGGCGGCATGAGCCCCAAGCACTGGCTCGGGGTCGAGCCGATGCTCGGGCGCGACGTCTTCGCCCGGCTGCTCTACGGCGCCCAGGTCAGCCTCCTGGTCGCCTTCAGCGCCGCCATCATGATCACCGTGATCGGTGTGCTGCTCGGCATCACCTCCGGCTACTTCGGCGGCCGGATCGACGCCGTGATCAGCCGGTTCATGGACGTGATGATGTCCTTCCCCAGTCTGATCTTCATCATCGCGCTGCTCTCGGTGGCCCAGAACGCCAACCGCATCCTGCTGCTGATCGTCGTGATGGGCGTCTTCAGCTGGCCGTACATCGCCCGGGTGATCCGCGGTCAGACCATGTCGCTCAAGCACCGCGAGTACGTCGAGGCGGCCCGCGCCAGCGGCACCTCCAGCGCCCGGATCCTCTTCACCGAGATCCTGCCCAACCTCACCGGCACCATCATCGTGTACGTCACGCTGGCCATCCCCGGCCTGATCGGCGCCGAGGCCGCGCTCTCCTTCCTCGGGGTCGGCGTGCGTCCGCCGACGCCCTCCTGGGGTCAGATGATCTCGGACTCGGTGCTCTACTACAAGGTCGACCCGATGTTCTTCATGCTGCCCAGCCTCTGCCTGTTCCTGATCGTGCTGGCCTTCACCCTGCTCGGTGACGCGCTGCGCGACGCCCTGGACCCGAAGGGCAGGACGGCATGA
- a CDS encoding nitronate monooxygenase translates to MVLELTVPVVAAPMAGGPSTPELVAAVSGAGGLGFLAAGYKSAAATAEQISETRKLTDRPFGMNLFVPAEGEQEGAGYAAYRELLGPEAERWGVELPAVPRADRDDWEAKLALLTADPVPYVSYTFGLPTAAEAAALRAVGTVQIGTVTSAAEARAAEAVGMDALCVQGPEAGGHRGTHRVEQEPGRTPLLALLGEVAAVTRLPLLAAGGIGSGAAIAAALRAGAVAVQLGTAYLSSDESGASAVHRAALVAAGSETVVTRAYTGRAARGLRNAFIDRYGPAAPKAYPAVHHLTAPIRGAAAKAGDSGTMHLWAGTAHALTRTGPAAELTRELWREAAL, encoded by the coding sequence GTGGTGCTGGAGTTGACGGTTCCGGTGGTGGCGGCGCCGATGGCCGGCGGGCCGTCCACCCCCGAGTTGGTGGCGGCGGTGAGCGGCGCCGGCGGCCTCGGGTTCCTGGCCGCCGGGTACAAGTCGGCGGCGGCGACGGCCGAACAGATCTCGGAGACCAGGAAACTGACTGACCGTCCGTTCGGGATGAACCTCTTCGTGCCGGCGGAAGGGGAGCAGGAGGGCGCCGGGTACGCGGCGTACCGGGAGCTGCTGGGGCCGGAGGCCGAGCGCTGGGGCGTCGAGCTGCCGGCCGTGCCCAGGGCGGACCGGGACGACTGGGAGGCCAAGCTCGCGCTGCTGACGGCCGATCCGGTGCCGTACGTGTCCTACACCTTCGGGCTGCCGACGGCGGCGGAGGCCGCCGCGCTGCGCGCGGTGGGCACGGTGCAGATCGGCACGGTGACCAGTGCGGCGGAGGCGCGGGCGGCCGAGGCGGTGGGGATGGACGCGCTCTGCGTGCAGGGCCCCGAGGCCGGCGGGCACCGCGGCACGCACCGGGTGGAGCAGGAGCCGGGCCGGACGCCGCTGCTCGCACTGCTCGGGGAGGTGGCGGCCGTCACGCGGCTGCCGCTGCTCGCTGCGGGCGGGATCGGCAGCGGGGCGGCGATCGCGGCGGCGCTGCGGGCGGGGGCGGTGGCCGTGCAGCTGGGCACGGCGTACCTGTCCTCGGACGAGTCGGGGGCCTCGGCGGTGCACCGGGCGGCGCTGGTGGCGGCCGGCAGCGAGACGGTGGTGACGCGGGCCTACACCGGGCGGGCGGCGCGCGGGCTGCGGAACGCGTTCATCGACCGGTACGGGCCGGCGGCGCCGAAGGCGTACCCGGCGGTGCACCACCTGACGGCCCCGATCCGGGGCGCGGCGGCCAAGGCCGGCGACTCGGGCACCATGCACCTGTGGGCGGGCACGGCCCACGCGCTGACCCGGACGGGGCCGGCGGCGGAGCTCACCCGGGAGCTGTGGCGCGAGGCTGCGCTCTGA
- a CDS encoding caspase family protein: MPGDLRAMTELFTGFGYRPVLQGLGDYASAEDIRQKLRHWSTDAALRAEDVLVVYFAGHGRVTEQDQHHLLCWDSRPEDPAATALATEDLVRILCQGELRQMLVVLDTCATGAAGSAAARLALRSVAYRRTDAASAGLRFLSATRHQAAAADRTFVAAFAEAAAVTAARTGQRQQYLDLTELVEAVNQRFDQDDLGRRAELASGLVTGLAPFLPNSGYREELPPVGTDLEVQRRAAGRDLTEHFGPRARGVEFESEQGLYFSGRIRVLTELSAWLTAPEDDGQGRVVTGSPGCGKSAVLGRIVALSDGRYRTRLAAAGEALDSLVPAGCVTAAVHARHKRLEELVERIADALEVTVDGTAALLQELTRRGRRGQPVIVVVDAVDEAGSDTAADAGGHGEPRRITRELLRPMAEIPGVRLLVGTRQELVAPLGPTFHCLDLDRPGYRAEDQDVADYVTRVLLAAEEPEVRTPYRDRPGLTRLVAHEVAHRASGVYLYARTTARTLRSDRTAVDVSRPDWADRLPSEIGEAFDDYLSRFGPDEPRVRRMLLALAFSEGKGLPRGVVWTRLSSELSGLACTEEDVSWVLDVAEAYIAEVVDDDRRSAYRLYHKALAEHLRGTAKQGAEEIQQSVVEALCSLVPRPADRPDWFGAPPYVRQHLATHAGAAGTLAELVEDPGFLLASEPLTLLRAFGSLDGDEARRIRTAYEQVAHRLTPDRPLGDRAADLQLSARRCEPTSSPSGSTGSVFHCPGPPAGPGGRPAGHTASSVATRKPCCA; the protein is encoded by the coding sequence GTGCCCGGTGATCTCCGGGCGATGACCGAACTGTTCACCGGGTTCGGCTACCGACCGGTGCTCCAAGGTCTCGGCGATTACGCGAGCGCGGAGGACATCCGGCAGAAGTTACGTCACTGGTCGACCGATGCCGCGCTCCGTGCCGAGGACGTGCTGGTGGTCTACTTCGCGGGCCACGGCCGCGTCACGGAACAGGACCAGCACCACCTGCTCTGCTGGGACTCCCGGCCGGAGGATCCGGCCGCGACCGCACTCGCCACCGAGGACCTGGTCCGGATCCTCTGTCAGGGCGAGCTTCGCCAAATGCTGGTCGTGCTCGACACCTGCGCGACGGGCGCGGCCGGCAGCGCAGCCGCACGCCTCGCCCTCCGCTCCGTCGCCTACCGTCGCACCGACGCCGCCTCCGCCGGCCTCCGGTTCCTCTCGGCCACCCGGCACCAAGCGGCGGCCGCCGACCGCACCTTCGTGGCGGCATTCGCCGAGGCCGCCGCCGTCACCGCCGCCCGGACCGGTCAGCGCCAGCAGTACCTCGACCTCACCGAACTGGTGGAGGCCGTCAACCAGCGCTTCGACCAGGACGACCTGGGTCGCCGGGCCGAACTGGCCAGCGGGCTGGTCACCGGGTTGGCCCCGTTCCTCCCCAATTCCGGATACCGCGAGGAACTACCGCCCGTCGGAACCGACTTGGAGGTGCAGCGCCGGGCCGCCGGGCGGGACCTCACCGAACACTTCGGCCCCCGCGCCCGGGGCGTCGAGTTCGAATCTGAGCAGGGCCTCTACTTCAGTGGGCGGATCCGGGTGCTCACCGAGCTGTCCGCATGGCTCACCGCTCCCGAGGACGACGGCCAGGGCCGGGTCGTCACGGGCAGCCCCGGCTGTGGCAAGTCGGCGGTCCTGGGCCGGATCGTGGCGCTCTCCGACGGCCGCTACCGCACCCGCCTCGCGGCCGCCGGCGAGGCCCTGGACTCCCTCGTGCCGGCGGGCTGCGTCACCGCCGCCGTGCACGCCCGCCACAAACGCCTGGAGGAGTTGGTCGAGCGGATCGCCGACGCCCTTGAGGTGACGGTGGACGGCACCGCCGCGCTGCTCCAGGAGCTGACCCGCCGGGGACGCCGGGGGCAGCCCGTCATCGTGGTGGTCGACGCGGTGGACGAGGCCGGTTCGGACACCGCCGCCGACGCCGGGGGCCACGGCGAACCCCGCCGGATCACCCGGGAGTTGCTCCGCCCGATGGCCGAGATCCCTGGCGTACGCCTCCTGGTGGGCACCCGGCAGGAACTGGTCGCGCCCCTCGGCCCCACCTTCCACTGCCTCGACCTGGACCGGCCGGGCTACCGGGCCGAGGACCAGGACGTGGCCGACTACGTCACCCGGGTACTGCTGGCCGCCGAGGAGCCCGAGGTCCGCACGCCGTACCGGGACCGGCCCGGACTCACCCGGCTGGTCGCCCACGAGGTCGCCCACCGGGCCTCCGGGGTCTACCTCTACGCCCGGACCACGGCCCGCACCCTGCGCTCGGACCGCACCGCCGTGGACGTGAGCCGCCCGGACTGGGCCGACCGCCTGCCGAGCGAGATCGGCGAAGCCTTCGACGACTACCTCTCCCGGTTCGGCCCGGACGAGCCGCGGGTGCGCCGGATGCTGCTCGCCCTCGCCTTCTCCGAGGGCAAGGGCCTGCCGCGCGGCGTGGTGTGGACCCGGCTGAGCTCGGAGCTCTCCGGCCTCGCCTGCACCGAGGAGGACGTCTCCTGGGTGCTGGACGTGGCCGAGGCGTACATCGCCGAGGTCGTCGACGACGACCGCCGCTCCGCCTACCGGCTATACCACAAGGCCCTCGCCGAGCACCTGCGCGGCACCGCCAAGCAGGGCGCCGAGGAGATCCAGCAGTCGGTGGTCGAGGCCCTGTGCTCCCTGGTGCCCCGTCCCGCCGACCGTCCCGACTGGTTCGGCGCCCCGCCGTACGTGCGCCAGCACCTCGCCACCCACGCCGGCGCGGCCGGCACCCTGGCCGAACTCGTCGAGGACCCGGGCTTCCTGCTCGCGAGCGAGCCGCTCACCCTGCTACGAGCCTTCGGCTCGCTGGACGGGGACGAGGCCAGAAGAATCCGGACGGCCTACGAGCAGGTCGCCCACCGCCTCACCCCGGACCGCCCGCTCGGCGACCGCGCCGCCGACCTCCAACTCTCCGCCCGCCGCTGCGAGCCGACCAGCTCGCCGAGCGGGTCGACCGGCTCGGTGTTCCATTGCCCTGGACCGCCTGCTGGGCCTGGTGGTCGGCCGGCGGGGCACACCGCGTCCTCAGTGGCCACACGAAAGCCCTGCTGTGCGTGA
- a CDS encoding ABC transporter permease, translated as MIGFLIRRLLGIAVTLLVICALTFTIFYLLPNDPAVQFCGKDCTTDRIELVRQQMGLADPLYIQFGRYVLGIFAGQTMGSGQYAVHCGFPCFGYSFQSAQPVWSLMMDRLPASASLALGASVLWLLIGLSAGVLSALRRNTWVDRTVMVGTIGIAALPVYFTAMVLLYLVVSVLGWMPYPRYIAFTQDPVAWIRNLILPWITLALMYAAIYARMTRNSVIETMEEPYVRTARAKGMRERRVVAKHGLRPALTPVATMLGMDLGGLLAGALITESLFSLPGVGKLFADSLNKADQPVVMGITMLAAFFIVTSNLIVDLVYAWIDPRARLT; from the coding sequence ATGATCGGCTTCCTGATCCGGCGGCTGCTCGGCATCGCCGTCACCCTCCTGGTGATCTGCGCCCTGACGTTCACCATCTTCTACCTGCTGCCCAACGACCCGGCCGTGCAGTTCTGCGGCAAGGACTGCACCACCGACCGGATCGAACTGGTCCGCCAGCAGATGGGGTTGGCCGACCCGCTCTACATCCAGTTCGGCCGGTACGTGCTCGGCATCTTCGCCGGCCAGACCATGGGCAGCGGCCAGTACGCCGTGCACTGCGGCTTCCCCTGCTTCGGGTACTCCTTCCAGAGCGCCCAGCCGGTCTGGTCGCTGATGATGGACCGGCTGCCCGCCAGCGCCTCGCTCGCGCTCGGCGCCTCCGTGCTCTGGCTGCTGATCGGCCTCTCGGCCGGCGTGCTCTCCGCGCTGCGCCGCAACACCTGGGTGGACCGCACCGTGATGGTCGGCACCATCGGCATCGCCGCGCTGCCGGTCTACTTCACCGCGATGGTGCTGCTCTACCTGGTCGTCTCGGTGCTCGGCTGGATGCCCTACCCGCGCTACATCGCCTTCACCCAGGACCCGGTGGCCTGGATCCGCAACCTGATCCTGCCCTGGATCACCCTGGCGCTGATGTACGCCGCGATCTACGCCCGGATGACCCGCAACTCCGTCATCGAGACGATGGAGGAGCCGTACGTGCGCACCGCCCGGGCCAAGGGCATGCGCGAGCGCCGGGTGGTCGCCAAGCACGGGCTGCGCCCGGCCCTGACCCCCGTCGCCACCATGCTCGGCATGGACCTCGGCGGCCTGCTGGCCGGCGCCCTGATCACCGAGTCGCTGTTCAGCCTCCCCGGGGTCGGCAAGCTCTTCGCCGACTCGCTCAACAAGGCCGACCAGCCGGTGGTCATGGGGATCACCATGCTCGCCGCCTTCTTCATCGTCACCTCCAACCTGATCGTGGACCTGGTCTACGCCTGGATCGACCCCCGCGCGAGGCTCACATGA